A window of Zonotrichia leucophrys gambelii isolate GWCS_2022_RI chromosome 11, RI_Zleu_2.0, whole genome shotgun sequence contains these coding sequences:
- the CRISPLD2 gene encoding cysteine-rich secretory protein LCCL domain-containing 2, translating into MAPALPWIVPLGCVLLLTKTAESFILPNSSHLESILSKYQDGEAHSRSKRAILFSDRQEILMLHNKLRGQVYPVASNMEYMTWDEELERSAHAWAQQCIWDHGPSDLIRSIGQNLAVHWGRYRSPAFHVQSWYDEVKDYTFPYPHECNPWCPDRCSGAMCTHYTQIVWATTNRIGCAVNVCKQMNVWGEIWENAVYLVCNYSPKGNWIGEAPYKTGRPCSECPPSYGGSCQNNLCYKDHRYEDPIIAETDETNEVEIPQVAEQKPVQFHLPENKPSKTTKPKKITPESYMTQVITCETKMRDKCRGSTCNRYLCPAGCLYSKGKIFGTFYYESSSSICRAAIHYGILDNKGGLVDITRKGRTPAFVKSTRNGVESFRKSKPSNAFMVSKVTTQTLDCYTTVAELCHFKKPASHCPRIYCPAHCKDEPSYWAPVFGTNVYADSSSICKTAVHAGVISDERGGFVDVMPVEKKKTYVGSLRNGVQSESLKNPSDGNAFRIFAVKQ; encoded by the exons atggctcctgccctgccctggatcGTTCCCCTGGgatgtgtgctgctgctcacaaagACAGCTGAGAGCTTCATCCTGCCCAACTCGAGCCACCTGGAGAGCATCCTGAGCAAGTACCAGGATGGGGAAGCTCACTCCAGGTCCAAGAGAGCCATTTTGTTCTCAGACAGACAGGAGATCCTGATGCTCCACAATAAACTGAGAGGTCAGGTGTATCCAGTGGCCTCTAACATGGAGTACATG acctgggatgaggagctggagaggtCAGCACACGCCTGGGCTCAGCAGTGCATCTGGGACCACGGGCCCAGCGACCTCATCAGGTCCATTGGGCAGAACCTGGCTGTTCACTGGGGCAG gtATCGATCTCCAGCCTTCCACGTGCAGTCCTGGTACGATGAGGTGAAGGATTACACCTTCCCATACCCCCACGAGTGCAACCCCTGGTGCCCAGACAGGTGCTCAGGCGCCATGTGCACCCATTACACCCAG ATAGTCTGGGCCACCACCAACAGgattggctgtgctgtgaacgTCTGCAAGCAGATGAATGTGTGGGGGGAGATCTGGGAGAACGCTGTCTACCTGGTCTGCAACTACTCCCCCAA GGGCAACTGGATTGGGGAAGCTCCGTACAAGACCGGCCGTCCCTGCTCCGAGTGCCCTCCCAGCTATGGGGGGAGCTGCCAGAACAACCTCTGCTACAAAG ATCACCGCTATGAAGATCCCATCATTGCTGAGACAGACGAGACCAACGAGGTGGAGATCCCGCAGGTGGCCGAGCAGAAGCCGGTGCAGTTCCACCttccagaaaacaaacccagcaaAACCACCAAGCCCAAGAAAATCACCCCAGAATCCTACATGA cacaagTCATTACCTGTGAAACCAAGATGAGAGACAAGTGCAGAGGCTCAACGTGCAACAG GTATTtgtgcccagctggctgctTGTACAGTAAGGGAAAGATCTTTGGAACATTTTATTATGAAAGT TCCTCCAGCATCTGCCGTGCTGCAATCCACTATGGAATCCTGGACAACAAGGGAGGGCTGGTGGACATCACCAGGAAAGGGAGGACTCCTGCTTTTGTGAAATCCACCAGGAACGGTGTGGAGTCATTCAG GAAAAGCAAACCTTCGAATGCATTCATGGTTTCCAAAGTCACAA CACAGACTCTGGATTGTTACACCACGGTAGCTGAGCTGTGCCACTTCAAAAAGCCAGCGAGCCACTGCCCAAG GATTTACTGCCCTGCCCACTGCAAGGACGAGCCGTCGTACTGGGCGCCCGTGTTCGGCACCAACGTTTATGCTGAT agctCCAGTATCTGCAAAACCGCAGTGCATGCAGGAGTCATTTCAGATGAAAGAGGAGGCTTTGTGGATGTGATGCCtgtggagaagaagaaaacctaCGTGGGCTCCTTAAGGAACGGCGTCCAGTCAGAGAG CTTGAAGAACCCTTCAGATGGGAACGCCTTCCGAATCTTTGCTGTGaagcagtaa